A single genomic interval of Cydia splendana chromosome 10, ilCydSple1.2, whole genome shotgun sequence harbors:
- the LOC134794448 gene encoding organic cation transporter protein-like, whose protein sequence is MTSSGAEGVCGWGRWQVRLALLLALPVLLTGMYCTNYVFLAAASNHRCLVPECEGNSNETSYSAARADWGGYALPKDACERYQPLDDTCESDSFNQTLMECEEIVYESHSSIVAEFGLGCQEWKRSLVGTIHNVGMLISLPIIGHISDHYGRRTALIVSGVGAGILGLCKSLAGSYYAYLMWELLETILGASVYPAAFVLMIEWLGVEHRILASLVLGIPLAGGAATLSLLDYLAGYWRTWCRIAYPPSLLLLLYPWLLPESIRWLAIQNRVSEAVAVMKQAARWNRVQASDEAFEKMLCDQNEKTPVAKVEEESLFAAFIKYGALRRRLSVCFVWWISAVFVFYGLAVHVHALGGSAHATYAMVAAAELPALLLNTLLLDRAGRRPVLTAAFLTTACALVALSCLPEGSGWWATALYLIGKLGATMSLNALYVYTAELFPTRARHRLLAACSTCGRLGAVLAPLTPMLAQLKPWLPTAIFGTLPLLSAALTRLVPDTLHARLPDSFSDLDPARIRAADV, encoded by the exons ATGCCTGGTCCCAGAATGCGAAGGCAACTCGAACGAGACGTCGTATTCCGCGGCGCGCGCAGATTGGGGCGGGTACGCGCTGCCCAAAGATGCGTGCGAGCGCTATCAGCCCCTTGACGACACGTGCGAGTCAGATTCGTTCAATCAGACTCTGATGGAGTGTGAGGAAATAGTGTACGAGTCACACAGCAGCATCGTGGCGGAG TTTGGCCTGGGCTGTCAAGAATGGAAACGCTCGCTGGTGGGCACCATCCACAACGTGGGCATGCTCATCTCGCTGCCCATCATTGGGCACATTTCTGATCACTACGGCCGCCGCACGGCATTG ATAGTGAGCGGCGTGGGTGCCGGTATCCTCGGGCTGTGCAAGTCTTTGGCTGGATCTTACTACGCGTACCTGATGTGGGAACTATTAGAAACCATCCTGGGCGCCAGCGTCTACCCAGCCGCTTTCGTGCTCA TGATCGAATGGCTGGGTGTCGAGCACCGGATCCTCGCCAGTCTCGTCCTGGGCATCCCCCTCGCCGGCGGCGCCGCGACGCTCTCCCTTCTCGACTACCTAGCTGGCTATTGGCGTACCTGGTGCCGCATAGCGTACCCACCTTCCTTGCTCCTGCTGCTTTACCCCTGGCTCTTACCGGAGAGTATACGCTGGTTGGCCATTCAAAACCGCGTGTCCGAAGCCGTCGCGGTGATGAAGCAGGCGGCGCGGTGGAACCGCGTGCAGGCGTCGGATGAGGCGTTTGAGAAGATGCTGTGTGATCAGAATGAGAAGACGCCTGTGGCTAAGGTTGAGGAGGAGAGCCTATTTGCCGCCTTTATCAA ATACGGCGCCCTCCGTCGCCGCCTAAGCGTGTGCTTCGTGTGGTGGATCTCGGCCGTGTTCGTGTTCTACGGATTAGCGGTGCACGTGCACGCTCTGggcggctccgcgcacgccacCTACGCCATGGTGGCGGCGGCCGAGCTGCCTGCTTTGCTGCTCAACACGCTGCTGCTGGACCGTGCTGGGAGGAGGCCGGTGCTGACGGCCGCTTTCCTCACGacggcttgtgcacttgtcgcGCTTTCCTGTTTGCCAG AAGGTAGCGGCTGGTGGGCCACAGCGCTCTACCTGATCGGCAAGCTCGGCGCCACCATGTCCTTAAACGCGCTGTACGTGTACACGGCTGAACTGTTCCCCACTCGCGCACGGCACCGTCTACTAGCCGCCTGTTCTACCTGTGGTCGGCTTGGGGCTGTGCTCGCTCCGCTTACACCAATGCTG GCGCAGTTGAAGCCGTGGCTGCCGACAGCGATCTTCGGCACGCTGCCGCTGCTGAGCGCGGCGCTTACGCGACTAGTACCTGACACATTGCACGCGCGGCTACCCGACTCCTTCTCTGACCTGGATCCGGCGCGCATCCGCGCTGCTGACGTCTGA